From Anopheles funestus chromosome 3RL, idAnoFuneDA-416_04, whole genome shotgun sequence, a single genomic window includes:
- the LOC125770574 gene encoding 60S ribosomal protein L22-like produces MAPVDKAMNAVKTKPTATKPTAKNVLRGKNPIKKKREHLRYGIDCTNIAEDNIMDVADFEKYLKERFKVNGKTGNLGNNVTFERQKMKVFINSDVHFSKRYLKYLTRKYLKKNSLRDWIRVVSNDKDVYELRYFRISSNDDDEEENE; encoded by the exons ATGGCTCCCGTG GACAAGGCAATGAATGCGGTGAAAACCAAACCTACTGCGACGAAGCCGACAGCAAAGAACGTGCTTCGCGGAAAGAATCCTATCAAGAAGAAGCGTGAGCATCTTCGATATGGTATCGACTGCACCAACATCGCCGAGGACAACATCATGGATGTAGCGGACTTT GAAAAGTATCTGAAGGAACGCTTCAAGGTGAACGGTAAGACCGGCAACTTGGGTAACAACGTTACTTTCGAGCGTCAGAAAATGAAGGTGTTCATCAACTCGGATGTGCACTTCTCCAAACGCTACCTCAAGTACTTGACCAGGAAGTATTTGAAAAAGAACAGTCTGCGCGATTGGATCCGTGTTGTGTCCAACGACAAGGATGTGTACGAGCTGAGGTACTTCCGCATCAGCTCTAATGACGACGACGAGGAGGAGAATGAGTGA